One Alcaligenes ammonioxydans DNA segment encodes these proteins:
- a CDS encoding OmpW/AlkL family protein: MKSRYLFPGLHLSLLAAGLAAVLYAPQGQTHEAGDFLLKGGVTWVSPKSNNGTVADGTVKLDVGNNARPSFSLTYMATRNIGVELLGAFPFQHNIDSNLGRIGKTKHLPPTLSLQYHFLPDSDFQPYVGVGVNYTMFFDTESRGALAGSDLKLKNSWGFAAQVGVDYKLDKNWFLNADVRYISIRPDVQLNGQSIGKAKLDPVVATIGVGYRF; this comes from the coding sequence ATGAAATCCCGCTACTTGTTTCCCGGTCTGCACCTGTCCTTGCTGGCTGCTGGGCTGGCCGCTGTTCTGTATGCCCCTCAAGGCCAAACACATGAAGCGGGTGATTTCTTGCTCAAGGGCGGCGTGACCTGGGTGTCCCCCAAATCCAACAATGGCACGGTTGCAGATGGCACCGTCAAGCTGGACGTGGGCAACAACGCCCGCCCCAGCTTCTCGCTGACCTACATGGCTACCCGCAATATTGGTGTTGAGCTGCTGGGCGCATTCCCCTTCCAGCACAATATCGACAGCAATCTGGGACGTATTGGCAAAACCAAGCACTTGCCCCCTACCCTGAGCCTGCAATATCACTTTCTGCCTGACAGCGACTTCCAACCCTATGTCGGCGTGGGCGTGAACTACACCATGTTCTTTGACACCGAATCGCGCGGTGCGCTGGCCGGTTCCGACCTGAAACTGAAAAACAGCTGGGGGTTTGCAGCCCAGGTCGGCGTGGATTACAAGCTGGACAAGAACTGGTTCCTGAATGCCGATGTGCGTTACATCAGCATCCGTCCCGACGTGCAACTGAACGGCCAGTCCATTGGCAAAGCCAAGCTGGACCCCGTGGTTGCCACCATCGGGGTCGGCTACCGCTTCTAA
- a CDS encoding RnfABCDGE type electron transport complex subunit B — protein MSDTLIRRIDALLPQTQCTRCGYDACLPYAQAIALEGEAINRCPPGGQEGVQALAELLGRAPLPLDPDCGEFTGPSRAVIIEEHCIGCTLCIQACPVDAIIGANKLMHTVLADRCTGCELCVPPCPVDCISMVPTDEWSQEQAAQARQDTEQRRERLLARHKESSDLAARTLANKPVLANHADQADKREASIASALARARARRASKTAGETTP, from the coding sequence ATGTCCGACACTTTGATACGGCGCATTGACGCCCTGCTTCCCCAGACCCAGTGCACCCGCTGTGGTTACGACGCCTGTCTGCCCTATGCCCAAGCCATTGCGCTTGAGGGTGAGGCCATCAATCGCTGCCCGCCTGGCGGGCAGGAAGGCGTACAGGCCCTGGCCGAGCTGCTGGGTCGTGCCCCCCTGCCTCTGGACCCGGACTGTGGGGAATTCACCGGGCCCAGCCGGGCGGTGATTATCGAAGAACACTGTATTGGTTGCACGCTTTGCATTCAGGCCTGCCCGGTAGATGCCATTATCGGCGCCAACAAACTGATGCATACCGTGCTGGCCGACCGCTGCACCGGTTGTGAGCTGTGCGTCCCTCCCTGCCCGGTAGACTGCATCAGCATGGTGCCTACCGACGAATGGAGCCAGGAGCAGGCTGCCCAGGCCCGCCAGGACACGGAGCAACGTCGCGAACGCCTGCTGGCCCGCCACAAAGAAAGCTCGGACCTGGCCGCCCGTACGCTGGCCAACAAGCCGGTACTGGCCAACCATGCCGACCAGGCCGACAAACGGGAGGCCTCCATCGCCTCTGCGCTAGCCCGCGCCCGTGCCCGGCGCGCCAGCAAAACCGCCGGTGAGACCACACCATGA
- a CDS encoding polyhydroxyalkanoate depolymerase, with protein MLYDLHELQRAFLAPLAAFTGTSSQWFSNPYSPLAYTPLSRQLAAASELVHRIGKDYEKPAWGLSETQIDGQAVAVRETVRLDKPFCRLIHFERNHPKADQDPIVLLVAPLSGHHATLLRETVRALLPDHRVYVTDWIDARMVPRSAGPFHLDDYVLYVQEFIQTLGPTVHVMSVCQPTVPVLAAVSLMASRRSAVMPRSMIMMGGPIDTRQSPTEVNRLATTKSYSWFENNLIHRVPAKYPGAHRRVYPGFLQHAGFVAMNPDRHVSSHYDFYQHLIKGDDDDAQAHRRFYDEYNAVLDMPAEFYLDTIRIVFQEHRLPKGQWHVHGEQVRPQDIEGVALFTIEGELDDISGQGQTHSAQGLCSKIAPALKQQFTAPNCGHYGIFSGSRWRTLICPKIRDFIRQHN; from the coding sequence ATGCTTTACGATCTGCACGAACTCCAGCGGGCTTTTCTGGCTCCGCTGGCCGCCTTTACCGGCACCAGCTCCCAATGGTTCTCCAATCCCTACAGTCCACTGGCCTATACCCCCCTGTCGCGCCAACTGGCGGCGGCCTCTGAACTGGTACACCGTATCGGCAAGGATTACGAAAAGCCCGCCTGGGGCCTGAGCGAAACCCAGATTGACGGCCAAGCCGTCGCCGTGCGCGAAACCGTGCGTCTGGACAAACCTTTTTGCAGACTGATCCATTTCGAGCGCAATCATCCCAAGGCCGATCAGGACCCCATCGTCTTGCTGGTAGCGCCGCTCTCCGGCCACCACGCCACCTTGCTGCGTGAGACTGTACGGGCGCTGCTGCCCGACCATCGCGTGTATGTCACCGACTGGATTGACGCACGCATGGTGCCCCGCTCCGCCGGCCCCTTTCATCTGGACGACTACGTCCTGTATGTGCAGGAGTTCATCCAGACACTGGGGCCGACTGTCCATGTCATGTCCGTCTGTCAGCCCACTGTGCCGGTACTGGCCGCGGTGTCACTGATGGCCAGCCGTCGCTCGGCTGTCATGCCCCGCAGCATGATCATGATGGGCGGTCCCATCGACACCCGTCAGTCCCCCACGGAGGTCAATCGTCTGGCCACCACCAAGTCCTACTCTTGGTTCGAGAACAATCTGATTCATCGCGTGCCGGCTAAATACCCCGGCGCGCATCGTCGTGTGTATCCCGGTTTTCTGCAGCATGCCGGTTTTGTAGCCATGAACCCGGATCGCCATGTCAGTTCCCACTACGACTTCTATCAGCATCTGATCAAGGGCGACGACGATGACGCCCAGGCGCACCGCCGTTTCTACGACGAGTACAATGCGGTGCTGGATATGCCTGCCGAGTTCTATCTGGACACCATACGCATCGTGTTCCAGGAGCACCGCCTGCCTAAAGGTCAATGGCATGTCCATGGCGAACAAGTTCGTCCTCAGGATATTGAAGGCGTGGCTCTGTTCACCATCGAAGGCGAGCTGGACGACATTTCGGGGCAGGGTCAAACCCATTCTGCCCAAGGACTATGCTCGAAAATCGCGCCTGCCCTCAAGCAACAATTTACTGCGCCCAACTGTGGCCATTACGGGATTTTCTCCGGAAGCCGCTGGCGCACGCTGATCTGTCCTAAAATCAGGGACTTCATCCGTCAGCACAACTGA
- a CDS encoding ABC transporter ATP-binding protein, with product MSSAQSKDIILKVDNLAAQYGKVTAVTGASLDVRAGSIVTVIGANGAGKSTLLNSMMGSLPSVGRSTGSVQYEGQEISHWEVERRVAAGISLVPERRELFGSMTVEDNLLLGGFRLYRARQAGWRDTMDKVYTLFPRLKERRTQLAGTLSGGERQMLAVGRALMAQPKVLMLDEPSLGLAPRVVREIFMIIARLRSTGVAILLVEQNARAALQVADYGYVLETGDVVLQGPASDLAHNPRVIESYLGLGQGKREQEEANA from the coding sequence ATGAGTTCGGCACAATCGAAAGACATTATCCTTAAAGTAGACAATCTGGCCGCTCAATACGGCAAGGTCACCGCGGTGACGGGGGCCAGCCTGGACGTGCGGGCAGGTAGCATTGTGACGGTGATCGGCGCCAATGGCGCGGGCAAGTCCACCTTGCTCAATTCCATGATGGGCTCTTTGCCCAGCGTGGGACGCAGCACCGGTTCGGTACAGTACGAGGGCCAGGAGATCAGTCATTGGGAAGTGGAGCGTCGCGTGGCGGCCGGTATTTCCCTGGTGCCCGAGCGCCGCGAATTGTTTGGCAGCATGACGGTCGAGGACAATCTTCTGCTGGGCGGCTTTCGTCTGTATCGGGCTCGTCAAGCGGGATGGCGTGACACCATGGATAAGGTCTATACCTTGTTCCCACGCCTGAAAGAGCGTCGTACGCAGCTGGCCGGGACCTTGTCAGGCGGTGAGCGACAAATGCTGGCGGTGGGACGTGCCTTGATGGCACAACCCAAAGTCCTGATGCTCGATGAGCCCAGCCTGGGCTTGGCGCCGCGTGTGGTGCGGGAAATCTTCATGATCATCGCCCGACTGCGTAGTACCGGTGTGGCCATCTTGCTGGTCGAGCAAAATGCGCGTGCCGCTTTGCAAGTGGCTGACTACGGTTATGTTCTGGAGACGGGCGATGTGGTGCTGCAAGGGCCCGCGTCTGACCTGGCTCATAATCCCCGAGTGATAGAAAGCTATCTGGGTTTGGGGCAGGGCAAACGCGAGCAGGAAGAGGCGAACGCTTAG
- the nth gene encoding endonuclease III yields the protein MNAAKRYEIFSRFQAANPKPTTELEYADTFQLLIAVILSAQATDRSVNLATARFFPEHGTPEGILAMGEEGLREAIKTIGLYKTKAANVIKTCKILLEQHQGQVPCDRAALEALPGVGRKTANVVLNTAFGLPTIAVDTHIFRVANRTGIAPGKNVVEVEKKLERLIPKPFLLDAHHWLILHGRYICVARKPKCPQCGIADLCDFKPKTVNT from the coding sequence ATGAATGCCGCCAAGCGCTACGAGATTTTCAGCCGTTTTCAGGCAGCCAACCCCAAACCCACCACCGAACTGGAATACGCTGACACGTTTCAACTGTTGATCGCGGTTATTTTGTCCGCGCAAGCCACAGACCGTTCGGTGAATTTGGCAACCGCCCGCTTTTTTCCGGAACATGGCACACCCGAGGGTATTCTCGCGATGGGCGAGGAAGGGCTACGCGAAGCCATCAAGACGATCGGCCTGTACAAAACCAAGGCTGCCAACGTCATCAAAACCTGCAAGATTTTGCTGGAACAACATCAAGGCCAGGTGCCCTGCGACCGCGCCGCTCTGGAAGCCCTTCCTGGCGTGGGCCGCAAAACCGCGAATGTTGTTCTGAACACTGCTTTTGGCTTGCCCACCATTGCTGTGGATACCCATATTTTCCGCGTCGCGAACCGCACAGGGATTGCACCGGGAAAAAATGTGGTGGAAGTGGAAAAAAAGCTGGAACGACTGATTCCCAAACCTTTTTTGCTGGATGCTCATCACTGGCTGATTCTGCACGGCCGTTATATCTGTGTTGCTCGCAAGCCCAAGTGTCCCCAGTGCGGGATAGCGGATCTGTGCGACTTCAAGCCCAAAACCGTTAACACTTAA
- a CDS encoding ABC transporter ATP-binding protein, giving the protein MMQAALDIENLYAWHREFPLLRGLNLQVASGEICTVLSRNRAGRSAMLRAIVGLTDSRRGSIRIQGTESIHLSQHQLVDLGVGYSPYEQSIFTGLSCEENLLLPPAIGTTLGGGMSLMQIYELLPSLEQRRHHMATQLSTGEQKILAIARLLRTGVNLLLLDKVSEGLAPVQAQTLIKLICTLRDEGYTVVLAEQCPQFSAAFSDRFYVLEHGQIVERFTRSELSHKYETLHALLGDLDL; this is encoded by the coding sequence ATGATGCAGGCTGCCCTGGATATTGAGAATCTGTACGCTTGGCACCGAGAGTTTCCGCTCTTGCGCGGATTGAATCTACAGGTTGCCTCCGGCGAGATATGCACCGTCTTGAGCCGCAACCGGGCTGGCCGCAGCGCCATGTTACGTGCCATCGTGGGCTTGACGGACAGCCGTCGAGGCTCCATCCGCATTCAAGGCACCGAATCCATTCATCTGAGCCAACATCAGCTGGTGGATCTGGGGGTGGGCTACAGCCCTTATGAGCAAAGCATTTTTACGGGGCTAAGTTGTGAGGAAAACCTCCTGCTGCCTCCGGCTATCGGCACGACCTTGGGCGGCGGGATGTCGTTGATGCAAATTTATGAGCTGCTGCCCAGCCTGGAGCAGCGTCGGCATCATATGGCCACTCAACTATCGACGGGCGAACAAAAAATATTGGCGATTGCCCGACTGCTACGCACAGGGGTCAACCTGCTGCTACTGGACAAAGTCTCGGAAGGTCTGGCGCCGGTGCAGGCCCAGACCTTGATCAAACTCATCTGTACCCTGCGCGACGAAGGCTACACCGTCGTACTGGCCGAGCAATGCCCCCAATTCTCTGCTGCCTTCAGCGACCGCTTCTATGTATTGGAGCATGGGCAGATCGTAGAACGATTTACACGTAGCGAGCTGAGCCACAAATACGAAACCTTGCATGCCCTCCTGGGAGACTTAGACCTTTAG